The following are from one region of the Flavobacteriaceae bacterium UJ101 genome:
- the LTA4H gene encoding leukotriene-A(4) hydrolase (Aminopeptidase that preferentially cleaves tripeptides. Also has low epoxide hydrolase activity (in vitro). Can hydrolyze an epoxide moiety of LTA(4) to form LTB(4) (in vitro) (By similarity); Belongs to the peptidase M1 family.; KEGG: jcu:105635222 leukotriene-A4 hydrolase) encodes MRTKNIIALFTLLLIIFSCKEKKAKNEEVNSEIKEEIIQFSKKNHTYAQVDSAKITHMDLNLTVDFDQHILKGKVFYTIESQSENLFLDTYDLKVDSVLVDGQLTSFSFSKKDENLGQGLAIDITPETKNVTIFYETSPSAEALQWLKSEQTADKKFPFLYTQGQSIYTRSWIPIQDTPQIRLTYEAKIKVPEGMMAVMSAENPKEKNTSGEYHFKMRQPIPPYLIALAAGDLAYKAFDSMSGIYAEPSTLPAAYDEFLETPKMIQAAEKLYGAYAWGQYDLIVMPPSFPFGGMENPRLTFVTPTVIVGDRSLTSLIAHELAHSWSGNLVTNATWDDFWLNEGFTVYFERRIMEDLYGKDAKEMLEYKGKLDYDRSVDYLTKNDRKQDIQLKLNLEGRHPDEGVTDIPYEKGYFFLKMLEEKYGRDKFDLFINSYFSKYRFKTIDTDTFITYLKENLIGKDPVLLENWIFTDETPANFPEIKMDVFTNIPNVKEVDPNQTINWNTQQWIYFIQSLKNEDIETLLLVDELFHLSESKNAEIFSAWTEITIPKKYDKVIPYVEDFLQRVGRTKFLEVMYPLLMENGYEKEARETYGKARPMYHAASVGVIDKIVT; translated from the coding sequence ATGAGAACAAAAAATATAATTGCACTATTCACTTTATTATTGATTATTTTTTCTTGTAAAGAGAAAAAAGCAAAGAATGAAGAGGTAAATTCAGAAATCAAAGAAGAAATTATTCAATTTTCAAAAAAGAACCATACCTATGCTCAGGTGGATTCTGCAAAAATTACCCATATGGATTTGAATTTAACAGTTGATTTTGACCAGCACATATTAAAAGGGAAAGTGTTTTATACGATTGAATCTCAATCAGAAAATCTTTTTTTAGATACATATGATTTGAAAGTAGATTCGGTTTTAGTAGATGGTCAACTTACATCATTTTCATTTTCTAAAAAAGATGAGAATTTAGGGCAAGGTTTAGCAATTGATATAACACCAGAAACAAAAAATGTAACAATTTTCTACGAAACATCACCTTCAGCAGAAGCTTTACAATGGTTAAAATCTGAACAAACAGCTGATAAAAAGTTTCCTTTTTTATATACACAAGGACAATCTATTTATACCCGTTCTTGGATTCCTATTCAAGATACACCTCAAATTCGTTTGACATACGAAGCTAAAATAAAAGTGCCTGAAGGAATGATGGCGGTTATGAGTGCTGAAAATCCAAAAGAAAAAAATACTTCAGGAGAATATCATTTTAAAATGCGTCAACCTATTCCTCCTTATTTGATAGCGCTAGCGGCAGGAGATTTAGCTTATAAAGCATTTGATTCAATGTCAGGAATTTATGCAGAACCTTCAACATTACCAGCTGCTTATGATGAATTTTTAGAGACGCCAAAAATGATTCAGGCAGCAGAAAAATTATATGGAGCGTATGCATGGGGACAGTATGATTTGATTGTTATGCCACCTAGTTTTCCGTTTGGAGGAATGGAAAATCCTCGATTAACTTTTGTGACTCCAACTGTGATTGTAGGTGATCGGTCGTTAACATCTTTAATTGCACACGAGTTGGCTCATTCATGGTCAGGAAATTTAGTAACTAATGCTACTTGGGATGATTTCTGGCTAAATGAAGGCTTTACAGTGTATTTTGAGCGTCGTATTATGGAAGATTTATATGGTAAAGATGCAAAAGAAATGTTGGAATATAAAGGAAAATTGGATTATGATCGAAGTGTAGATTACTTGACAAAGAATGATCGAAAGCAAGATATTCAATTAAAATTGAATTTAGAAGGAAGACACCCTGATGAAGGTGTGACTGATATTCCTTATGAAAAAGGATATTTCTTTTTGAAAATGTTAGAAGAAAAATATGGACGTGATAAATTTGATTTATTTATTAATTCTTATTTTTCGAAATACCGCTTCAAAACAATTGATACCGATACTTTTATAACATATTTAAAGGAGAATTTAATTGGAAAAGATCCTGTTTTACTGGAAAATTGGATTTTTACAGATGAAACACCTGCTAATTTTCCAGAAATAAAAATGGATGTTTTTACTAATATTCCAAATGTAAAGGAAGTGGATCCTAATCAAACAATTAATTGGAATACACAACAATGGATTTACTTCATTCAAAGTTTAAAAAATGAAGATATAGAAACACTATTATTGGTTGATGAACTTTTTCATTTGTCAGAATCTAAAAATGCTGAAATTTTTTCAGCTTGGACCGAGATTACTATTCCAAAGAAATATGATAAGGTAATACCTTATGTGGAAGATTTCTTGCAACGAGTAGGGAGAACAAAATTTTTAGAAGTAATGTATCCATTATTGATGGAAAATGGTTACGAAAAAGAAGCGAGAGAAACGTATGGTAAGGCAAGACCTATGTATCATGCAGCATCGGTTGGGGTGATTGATAAAATTGTTACATA
- the plsC gene encoding 1-acylglycerol-3-phosphate O-acyltransferase (KEGG: chz:CHSO_0800 1-acyl-sn-glycerol-3-phosphate acyltransferase), giving the protein MLSLKFKKYHYFYGMQWIKTTLILLWKVWFLLMNVISLPFIVPTCVVLILLNQYKAFYQTERLWALFVFYTSGFYFKKEGFSQKLDPTKQYMVISNHTSVLDIMIMFILHPRNPIVFVGKSEVKYYPLLGYVFKKAHILVDRKDRNSRMQVYDEVKKKVHQGLSICIFPEGGVPDESIQLNKFKDGAFGMAIEHQLPIVIYTFGDVKKRFPFSLLRGNPGSIRVKKHPIIETKGLIKKDVNRIKEEIYTVISKQLKEFDN; this is encoded by the coding sequence ATGTTATCTCTGAAGTTTAAAAAATATCATTATTTTTACGGAATGCAGTGGATAAAAACAACACTAATCTTATTATGGAAAGTATGGTTTCTGTTAATGAATGTGATTTCGTTACCTTTTATTGTGCCTACATGTGTTGTGTTGATTTTGTTAAATCAATATAAAGCGTTTTATCAGACGGAAAGGCTGTGGGCATTGTTTGTTTTTTATACTAGTGGATTTTACTTTAAAAAAGAGGGATTTTCTCAAAAATTAGATCCTACCAAACAATATATGGTTATTTCTAATCATACTTCTGTATTGGATATTATGATTATGTTTATACTGCATCCTCGAAATCCTATTGTTTTTGTTGGTAAATCGGAAGTTAAATATTACCCATTATTGGGTTATGTTTTTAAGAAAGCCCATATTTTGGTAGATCGAAAAGATCGGAACAGCAGAATGCAAGTATATGATGAAGTTAAAAAGAAAGTTCATCAAGGTTTAAGTATTTGTATTTTTCCAGAAGGAGGTGTTCCTGATGAATCGATACAATTAAATAAGTTTAAGGATGGTGCTTTTGGAATGGCAATAGAACATCAACTACCTATTGTTATCTATACTTTTGGGGATGTAAAAAAACGTTTCCCTTTTTCACTTTTAAGAGGAAATCCAGGAAGTATTCGAGTTAAAAAACATCCTATAATAGAAACAAAAGGATTAATAAAAAAAGATGTAAATAGAATTAAAGAAGAAATTTATACAGTTATTTCAAAACAATTAAAAGAATTTGATAATTAG
- the glpQ|ugpQ gene encoding glycerophosphodiester phosphodiesterase (Glycerophosphoryl diester phosphodiesterase hydrolyzes deacylated phospholipids to G3P and the corresponding alcohols. Belongs to the glycerophosphoryl diester phosphodiesterase family; Contains 1 GP-PDE domain.; KEGG: win:WPG_2658 glycerophosphoryl diester phosphodiesterase): protein MFRSLTVFILLLVTFFSCKQAPDLSTESTVSSKKTISAYDLVYSPKEIHYFISAHRGGKGYMGYPENCLETIDFLLNEGVQILEIDLAATKDGKLVLLHDDQLNRTTTGKGNLHDFTYKELEKIHLIDDYKKTTNFKIPLLVDVLQLAKEKDAILMLDFKKSVAYKQVIDLVKKMGAEKNVVLISYNQNQAEKLHRLAPNMMLSVSLRNQNEYQRHLQKGIPTEKMIAFVGVREPKKEHYDFLHQKGIMTILGTLGNLDKRAATRGDQIYKQFLQNGADILSSDRAVEAQKGIKN from the coding sequence ATGTTTAGATCTCTTACCGTATTTATTTTATTATTAGTAACCTTTTTTTCATGTAAACAAGCACCTGACTTATCTACTGAAAGCACTGTTTCTAGCAAGAAAACTATATCTGCTTATGACCTAGTCTACTCTCCAAAAGAGATACATTATTTTATTAGTGCTCATCGTGGAGGAAAAGGTTATATGGGATATCCAGAAAATTGTTTAGAAACCATTGATTTTCTTTTAAACGAAGGAGTACAAATATTAGAAATTGATTTAGCTGCTACCAAAGATGGTAAACTTGTTCTTTTACATGACGATCAATTAAATAGAACAACTACTGGAAAAGGTAATTTACATGATTTTACTTACAAAGAATTAGAAAAAATTCATTTAATAGATGATTATAAAAAGACAACTAATTTTAAAATCCCTTTATTGGTAGATGTATTACAATTGGCCAAAGAAAAGGATGCAATTTTAATGTTAGATTTCAAAAAATCAGTAGCATATAAACAAGTTATTGACTTAGTTAAAAAAATGGGAGCTGAAAAAAATGTTGTATTAATTTCTTATAATCAAAATCAAGCAGAAAAATTACACAGGTTAGCTCCTAATATGATGTTATCTGTATCTTTAAGAAACCAAAATGAATATCAAAGACACTTACAAAAAGGAATTCCTACTGAAAAAATGATTGCATTTGTAGGAGTTCGTGAACCTAAAAAAGAGCATTATGATTTTTTACATCAAAAAGGAATTATGACCATTTTAGGAACACTTGGAAACTTAGATAAACGTGCAGCCACTCGTGGAGATCAAATTTATAAACAATTTTTACAAAATGGTGCTGATATTTTGTCATCAGATCGAGCTGTTGAAGCACAGAAAGGAATTAAGAATTAA
- the accD gene encoding acetyl-CoA carboxylase (Component of the acetyl coenzyme A carboxylase (ACC) complex. Biotin carboxylase (BC) catalyzes the carboxylation of biotin on its carrier protein (BCCP) and then the CO(2) group is transferred by the transcarboxylase to acetyl-CoA to form malonyl- CoA; Belongs to the AccD/PCCB family.; KEGG: asl:Aeqsu_0529 acetyl-CoA carboxylase carboxyl transferase subunit beta), protein MAWFRRSKKNIQTPTEEKKDLPKGLWYKTPSGKIIDTEELQKNLYVSPEDGYHVKIGSKEYFEILFDDNKFKELNPKLESKDPLKFEDKKKYTDRLKDAKKKTELKDAIRTAYGKINGHETVIACMDFSFIGGSMGSVVGEKIARAIDFCIENKLPFLLISKSGGARMMEAAFSLMQMAKTSAKLALLSEAKIPYISLLTDPTTGGVTASYAMLGDINIAEPGALIGFAGPRVIKETIGKDLPEGFQTSEFVLEHGFLDKIIHRRDLKKTISDYLEITFYQS, encoded by the coding sequence ATGGCTTGGTTTAGAAGAAGTAAAAAAAATATACAGACACCTACTGAAGAGAAAAAAGATCTACCCAAAGGCTTATGGTATAAAACACCTAGTGGGAAGATAATTGACACAGAGGAGTTACAAAAGAATTTATATGTAAGTCCAGAAGATGGCTATCATGTAAAAATTGGAAGTAAAGAATATTTTGAAATTCTTTTTGATGATAATAAATTTAAAGAATTAAACCCAAAACTGGAGAGTAAGGATCCTTTAAAATTTGAGGATAAGAAAAAATATACAGATCGTTTAAAGGACGCTAAAAAGAAAACTGAATTAAAAGATGCCATTCGTACAGCTTACGGTAAAATTAATGGACATGAAACCGTAATTGCTTGTATGGATTTTTCATTTATTGGAGGGTCAATGGGATCAGTTGTAGGAGAAAAAATTGCACGTGCTATTGATTTTTGTATTGAAAATAAACTTCCTTTTTTATTAATTTCAAAATCAGGAGGAGCTCGTATGATGGAAGCCGCATTTTCTTTAATGCAGATGGCTAAAACTTCTGCTAAATTAGCATTACTTTCTGAAGCTAAGATCCCTTATATTTCATTATTGACGGATCCCACAACAGGAGGTGTAACAGCTTCTTATGCCATGTTAGGAGATATCAATATTGCAGAGCCAGGTGCTTTAATTGGTTTTGCTGGACCACGAGTTATTAAAGAAACAATTGGTAAAGATTTACCCGAAGGATTTCAAACTTCAGAATTTGTCTTAGAACATGGTTTTTTAGATAAAATTATACATCGAAGAGATTTGAAAAAAACCATTAGTGATTATTTAGAAATTACATTCTATCAATCATAA
- the yiaY gene encoding alcohol dehydrogenase (Catalyzes the first step of the biosynthesis of Kdo8N (8-amino-3,8-dideoxy-D-manno-octulosonate) from Kdo (3-deoxy-D- manno-octulosonate); Belongs to the iron-containing alcohol dehydrogenase family.; KEGG: ppt:PPS_2070 alcohol dehydrogenase), giving the protein MSFRNFPMVPRVVFGRGCFNQLDEILTPKRKSDKAPFIFIVDDVFKGNDFIVKRIPLHHNDKIIYVSAEEEPKTKYVDQYRDEIVAEFDEIPSGIIGIGGGTMLDYAKAIALMLTNPGSSADYQGWDLVKNQGVYHVGIPTISGTGAEVSRTTVLTGPERKLGMNSDYTPFDQVVLDPELTQGVPTNQWFYTGMDCYIHCIESLTGTYLNAFSESYGEKALDLCREVYLEKDEIDEDAQDKLMMASWHGGMSIAYSQVGVAHAMSYGLSYLLGTKHGIGNCIVFDQLEEFYPEGVAEFKKMVKKHNIDIPTGLCKDLTDDQFNTMIDVALSLVPLWENALGKEWQKTITREKLREMYEKM; this is encoded by the coding sequence ATGAGTTTTAGAAATTTTCCAATGGTTCCTCGTGTTGTTTTTGGGCGAGGATGTTTTAATCAATTAGATGAAATTTTGACTCCAAAACGAAAAAGTGATAAGGCACCATTTATATTTATAGTAGATGATGTTTTTAAAGGAAATGATTTTATTGTAAAACGTATTCCGTTACATCATAATGATAAAATTATTTATGTAAGTGCTGAAGAAGAACCTAAAACCAAATATGTAGATCAATATCGTGATGAAATTGTAGCTGAATTTGATGAAATTCCTTCAGGAATTATAGGTATTGGAGGAGGTACCATGTTGGATTATGCCAAAGCCATTGCGTTGATGTTGACGAACCCAGGCTCTTCAGCTGATTATCAAGGATGGGATTTGGTTAAAAACCAAGGGGTTTACCATGTGGGAATTCCTACTATTTCAGGGACAGGAGCAGAAGTTTCAAGGACAACGGTTTTAACAGGTCCTGAACGTAAATTAGGAATGAATTCGGATTATACACCTTTTGATCAGGTTGTTTTAGATCCTGAATTAACACAAGGTGTACCTACGAATCAATGGTTTTATACAGGAATGGATTGTTATATTCACTGTATTGAATCTTTAACAGGAACCTATTTAAATGCTTTCTCTGAAAGTTATGGTGAAAAAGCATTAGATCTTTGTCGAGAAGTCTATTTAGAAAAAGATGAAATTGATGAAGACGCTCAAGATAAATTGATGATGGCTTCATGGCATGGAGGGATGAGTATTGCTTACTCACAAGTAGGAGTAGCACACGCAATGAGCTATGGACTATCGTATTTATTAGGAACAAAACATGGAATTGGAAATTGTATTGTTTTTGATCAATTAGAAGAATTTTACCCAGAAGGTGTAGCAGAATTTAAGAAAATGGTTAAAAAACATAATATTGATATTCCGACAGGTTTATGTAAAGATTTGACAGATGATCAATTTAACACTATGATTGATGTAGCATTAAGTCTAGTTCCGCTTTGGGAAAATGCATTAGGAAAAGAGTGGCAAAAAACCATTACTCGAGAAAAATTACGAGAAATGTATGAAAAAATGTAA
- the kdsB gene encoding 3-deoxy-manno-octulosonate cytidylyltransferase (Activates KDO (a required 8-carbon sugar) for incorporation into bacterial lipopolysaccharide in Gram-negative bacteria; Belongs to the KdsB family.; KEGG: rfr:Rfer_1242 3-deoxy-manno-octulosonate cytidylyltransferase (CMP-KDO synthetase)), translating to MIPARYGATRFPGKLMADLGGKPVIVRTYEATVATNLFDEVYVVTDSEIIKNELEKYGGKAIMSIKEHECGSDRIAEAVENMDVDIVVNVQGDEPFVKKEPLEKVISVFKEEGAEEIDLASLMQEMTNWKDITDPNYVKVIVDQNNFALYFSRSPIPYPRDKEAGARFFEHIGVYAFRKQAILDFYHLPMRSLEATEKIECIRYLEYGKKIKMVETDFMGIEIDTPEDLIKAKEYLNK from the coding sequence ATGATACCTGCTCGTTATGGAGCTACTCGTTTTCCAGGTAAGCTAATGGCTGATTTAGGTGGAAAGCCTGTTATTGTCCGTACTTATGAAGCAACAGTTGCAACCAATCTGTTTGATGAAGTTTACGTGGTAACAGATAGTGAGATTATAAAAAATGAGTTGGAAAAATATGGTGGGAAAGCTATCATGAGTATCAAAGAGCATGAATGTGGAAGTGATCGAATTGCAGAAGCCGTTGAAAATATGGATGTTGATATTGTAGTCAATGTACAAGGAGATGAACCTTTTGTGAAAAAAGAACCACTTGAAAAAGTCATATCTGTTTTTAAAGAAGAAGGAGCAGAAGAAATTGATTTAGCATCTTTAATGCAAGAAATGACCAATTGGAAAGATATTACCGATCCTAATTATGTGAAAGTAATTGTAGATCAGAATAACTTTGCTTTGTATTTTTCACGTTCACCGATACCTTATCCACGTGATAAAGAAGCGGGAGCTCGCTTTTTTGAACATATAGGAGTTTATGCCTTCAGAAAACAAGCCATTTTAGATTTTTATCATTTACCGATGCGTTCATTAGAAGCAACTGAAAAAATTGAATGTATTCGTTATTTAGAATACGGGAAAAAAATAAAAATGGTGGAAACCGACTTTATGGGAATTGAAATTGATACCCCAGAAGATTTAATAAAAGCCAAAGAATATTTAAATAAATAA
- a CDS encoding dTDP-4-amino-4,6-dideoxygalactose transaminase (Catalyzes the second (last) step of the biosynthesis of Kdo8N (8-amino-3,8-dideoxy-D-manno-octulosonate) from Kdo (3- deoxy-D-manno-octulosonate); Belongs to the DegT/DnrJ/EryC1 family.; KEGG: mic:Mic7113_6540 dTDP-4-amino-4,6-dideoxygalactose transaminase): MPGFELFGDAERKEVNDVLETGVLMRYGFDGMRNGHWKAKELETELQNRLGVKHAQLTTSGTTALNLALAILGVGAGDEVIMPTFTFVASFESILAAGATPILVEIDDTLTLDPKAVEAAITPRTKVIMPVHMCGSMADLDALKAICDKHNIFLLEDACQAYAGTYKGKSLGTIGDVGCFSFDFVKTITCGEGGAVITDNDAFAKNADHYSDHGHDHVGNDRGAEDHPFIGYNYRISELNAAVGLAQVRRTDEFLAIQRKNKKIIKDALATIPEVQFRRIPDEAGDSATFLSFFMPTEVLTKKVVVAFKEAGIDGYWNYYENNWHYIRKWNHLKDMKSLFPISDQIKKGMQDLNTASFPQSDDYIARNISCLIKLSWTEEEVRERAQKMVKAIQSVL; encoded by the coding sequence ATGCCAGGATTTGAATTATTTGGAGATGCAGAACGTAAAGAAGTGAATGACGTTCTAGAAACAGGAGTTTTAATGCGTTACGGTTTTGACGGAATGCGTAATGGACACTGGAAAGCAAAAGAATTAGAAACAGAATTACAAAATAGATTAGGTGTAAAACATGCACAGTTAACAACAAGTGGAACAACAGCTTTGAATTTGGCCTTAGCTATCTTAGGTGTTGGAGCAGGTGATGAGGTGATTATGCCTACTTTTACTTTTGTAGCAAGTTTTGAATCTATTTTAGCAGCTGGGGCAACCCCTATTTTAGTTGAGATCGATGATACGTTAACCCTTGATCCAAAAGCAGTAGAAGCAGCTATAACTCCTAGAACAAAAGTGATTATGCCAGTACACATGTGTGGTTCTATGGCAGATTTAGACGCTTTAAAAGCAATTTGTGATAAACATAATATTTTCTTGTTGGAAGATGCTTGCCAAGCTTATGCTGGAACTTACAAAGGAAAATCATTAGGAACTATAGGTGATGTAGGATGTTTTTCTTTCGATTTTGTGAAGACCATCACTTGTGGAGAAGGAGGAGCTGTGATTACAGATAACGATGCATTTGCTAAAAATGCGGATCATTATTCTGATCATGGACATGATCATGTAGGAAATGATCGAGGAGCAGAAGATCATCCTTTTATTGGTTATAACTATCGAATTTCAGAACTTAATGCAGCAGTTGGATTAGCCCAGGTTCGTAGAACAGATGAATTTTTAGCTATTCAACGTAAAAATAAAAAGATTATAAAAGATGCCTTAGCGACCATTCCAGAAGTTCAATTTAGAAGAATTCCAGATGAGGCCGGAGATAGTGCAACATTTTTATCATTTTTTATGCCTACAGAAGTATTAACTAAGAAAGTAGTGGTAGCGTTTAAAGAAGCAGGGATTGATGGTTATTGGAATTATTATGAAAATAATTGGCATTACATTCGCAAATGGAATCATTTGAAAGATATGAAATCGTTATTCCCAATTTCGGATCAAATTAAAAAAGGAATGCAAGATTTGAATACAGCTTCTTTCCCTCAATCAGACGATTATATTGCACGAAATATATCGTGTTTAATTAAGTTGTCATGGACGGAAGAAGAGGTGAGAGAACGAGCACAAAAAATGGTGAAAGCAATTCAATCTGTATTATAA
- the folD gene encoding methylenetetrahydrofolate dehydrogenase (NADP(+)) (Catalyzes the oxidation of 5,10- methylenetetrahydrofolate to 5,10-methenyltetrahydrofolate and then the hydrolysis of 5,10-methenyltetrahydrofolate to 10- formyltetrahydrofolate; Belongs to the tetrahydrofolate dehydrogenase/cyclohydrolase family.; KEGG: fph:Fphi_0420 methylenetetrahydrofolate dehydrogenase (NADP+) / methenyltetrahydrofolate cyclohydrolase) has protein sequence MQLLDGKKLSKEIKEEIKISVQKIVKEGKRPPHLAAILVGNDGASQTYVNHKVKSCEQVGFESTLVRLSEETTEEELLAEIEKLNQNSKIDGFIVQLPLPKQIDQDKVIGAINPKKDVDGFHPENFGRMALDLPTFLPATPYGIMMLLERNNVDTKGKHTVVIGRSKIVGSPMSILLAQRHTPGNSTVTLTHSATENLSEFTKKADIIVVALGVPNFLKGDMIKEGAVIVDVGITRVEDQTKKNGFRLIGDVDFEEVAPKASWITPVPGGVGPMTVTMLMKNTLLAYERFA, from the coding sequence ATGCAATTACTTGACGGTAAAAAACTTTCAAAAGAAATTAAAGAAGAAATTAAAATTTCAGTTCAAAAAATTGTTAAAGAAGGAAAACGCCCACCACACTTGGCTGCTATTTTAGTAGGAAATGACGGTGCTAGTCAAACCTATGTTAACCATAAAGTAAAATCATGTGAGCAAGTTGGTTTTGAATCTACTTTAGTACGATTATCTGAAGAGACTACTGAAGAAGAATTGTTAGCAGAAATTGAAAAATTAAATCAAAACTCTAAAATTGATGGTTTTATTGTTCAATTACCTTTACCGAAACAAATTGACCAAGATAAAGTAATTGGTGCCATTAACCCTAAAAAAGATGTAGATGGTTTTCATCCTGAAAATTTTGGTAGAATGGCTTTAGATTTACCTACTTTTCTTCCTGCAACTCCTTATGGAATTATGATGTTATTAGAACGTAATAATGTTGATACTAAAGGGAAACATACTGTCGTAATAGGTAGAAGTAAAATTGTTGGCTCTCCAATGAGTATTTTATTAGCTCAACGTCATACTCCAGGAAATAGTACTGTTACACTAACTCATAGTGCAACTGAAAATTTATCAGAATTCACTAAAAAAGCAGATATTATTGTAGTAGCATTAGGGGTTCCTAATTTTTTAAAGGGTGATATGATTAAAGAAGGTGCTGTTATTGTTGATGTAGGAATTACACGTGTTGAAGATCAAACAAAGAAAAACGGTTTTCGCTTAATTGGAGATGTAGACTTTGAAGAAGTAGCTCCAAAAGCTTCATGGATTACACCCGTTCCAGGAGGAGTTGGCCCCATGACGGTTACCATGTTAATGAAAAACACTTTGTTAGCCTACGAACGATTTGCATAA